The proteins below are encoded in one region of Xenopus laevis strain J_2021 chromosome 8L, Xenopus_laevis_v10.1, whole genome shotgun sequence:
- the LOC108699593 gene encoding SLAM family member 9 isoform X3 — MPLYLHFWTFLVFSLTKAVLCSAKCPDTTKMIIAEGSDVTMPINKDSVKEVIWVFKHRYIAKTWANRISEISDPAYKGRMDIKPGLSIMIKNVTEEDEGLYTANVLRENTEDYEQLCYELKVYEKLSAKDLQIHHRITDSKNCHLNLSCTVNIADVTVSWNSIGRGDTNVANITFLGNSPDTDSSYTCIAANPASSVSRTIIPRLVCAEEMNPNSGECL; from the exons CTGTTTTGTGTTCAGCCAAATGTCCAGACACTACAAAAATGATCATAGCCGagggaagtgacgtcacaatgcCAATTAATAAAGACTCAGTTAAAGAGGTTATTTGGGTGTTTAAACACCGTTACATTGCTAAAACCTGGGCAAATCGTATTTCTGAAATCAGTGATCCTGCCTATAAAGGAAGAATGGACATTAAGCCCGGGCTTTCCATCATGATTAAGAATGTAACAGAGGAAGATGAAGGACTTTACACTGCAAATGTACTCAGGGAAAATACTGAAGACTATGAACAACTGTGTTATGAACTCAAAGTATACG AAAAATTATCAGCCAAAGACCTACAGATCCATCACCGTATCACTGACAGTAAAAACTGCCACCTCAATCTgtcatgtacagtaaatatagcTGATGTGACAGTGAGTTGGAATAGCATTGGCAGAGGGGATACCAATGTGGCCAACATTACTTTCCTTGGAAACAGCCCTGATACAGACTCCAGCTACACCTGTATTGCAGCAAATCCAGCCAGCAGTGTCTCTCGTACCATCATTCCAAGGCTCGTCTGTGCAGAAG AGATGAATCCTAATTCAGGG GAATGTCTATAG
- the LOC108699593 gene encoding SLAM family member 9 isoform X1, giving the protein MPLYLHFWTFLVFSLTKAVLCSAKCPDTTKMIIAEGSDVTMPINKDSVKEVIWVFKHRYIAKTWANRISEISDPAYKGRMDIKPGLSIMIKNVTEEDEGLYTANVLRENTEDYEQLCYELKVYEKLSAKDLQIHHRITDSKNCHLNLSCTVNIADVTVSWNSIGRGDTNVANITFLGNSPDTDSSYTCIAANPASSVSRTIIPRLVCAEGRSFHIKGYIVQVTWAHMLGPFSYLWRIYTHGIGSASC; this is encoded by the exons CTGTTTTGTGTTCAGCCAAATGTCCAGACACTACAAAAATGATCATAGCCGagggaagtgacgtcacaatgcCAATTAATAAAGACTCAGTTAAAGAGGTTATTTGGGTGTTTAAACACCGTTACATTGCTAAAACCTGGGCAAATCGTATTTCTGAAATCAGTGATCCTGCCTATAAAGGAAGAATGGACATTAAGCCCGGGCTTTCCATCATGATTAAGAATGTAACAGAGGAAGATGAAGGACTTTACACTGCAAATGTACTCAGGGAAAATACTGAAGACTATGAACAACTGTGTTATGAACTCAAAGTATACG AAAAATTATCAGCCAAAGACCTACAGATCCATCACCGTATCACTGACAGTAAAAACTGCCACCTCAATCTgtcatgtacagtaaatatagcTGATGTGACAGTGAGTTGGAATAGCATTGGCAGAGGGGATACCAATGTGGCCAACATTACTTTCCTTGGAAACAGCCCTGATACAGACTCCAGCTACACCTGTATTGCAGCAAATCCAGCCAGCAGTGTCTCTCGTACCATCATTCCAAGGCTCGTCTGTGCAGAAGGTAGGTCTTTTCATATAAAGGGATATATTGTACAAGTCACATGGGCACATATGCTGGGCCCCTTTAGTTATCTATGGAGGATTTACACCCATGGTATTGGAAGTGCAAGCTGTTAG
- the LOC108699593 gene encoding SLAM family member 9 isoform X2, which translates to MPLYLHFWTFLVFSLTKAVLCSAKCPDTTKMIIAEGSDVTMPINKDSVKEVIWVFKHRYIAKTWANRISEISDPAYKGRMDIKPGLSIMIKNVTEEDEGLYTANVLRENTEDYEQLCYELKVYEKLSAKDLQIHHRITDSKNCHLNLSCTVNIADVTVSWNSIGRGDTNVANITFLGNSPDTDSSYTCIAANPASSVSRTIIPRLVCAEEMNPNSGVRHKNQHTGLIPVIAILLTLVLFLEV; encoded by the exons CTGTTTTGTGTTCAGCCAAATGTCCAGACACTACAAAAATGATCATAGCCGagggaagtgacgtcacaatgcCAATTAATAAAGACTCAGTTAAAGAGGTTATTTGGGTGTTTAAACACCGTTACATTGCTAAAACCTGGGCAAATCGTATTTCTGAAATCAGTGATCCTGCCTATAAAGGAAGAATGGACATTAAGCCCGGGCTTTCCATCATGATTAAGAATGTAACAGAGGAAGATGAAGGACTTTACACTGCAAATGTACTCAGGGAAAATACTGAAGACTATGAACAACTGTGTTATGAACTCAAAGTATACG AAAAATTATCAGCCAAAGACCTACAGATCCATCACCGTATCACTGACAGTAAAAACTGCCACCTCAATCTgtcatgtacagtaaatatagcTGATGTGACAGTGAGTTGGAATAGCATTGGCAGAGGGGATACCAATGTGGCCAACATTACTTTCCTTGGAAACAGCCCTGATACAGACTCCAGCTACACCTGTATTGCAGCAAATCCAGCCAGCAGTGTCTCTCGTACCATCATTCCAAGGCTCGTCTGTGCAGAAG AGATGAATCCTAATTCAGGGGTAAGACACAAGAACCAGCACACTGGACTTATTCCAGTCATAGCTATTCTTCTTACTCTTGTTCTCTTCTTGGAGGTTTAA